aCCTTTTGTGCTTCGGACCTTTTTAGATCGAAAGATTGGAACGAGCCTTTCGGCCTCACTAGATCACCCAAGGCTGAGTCTTCGTCGCGGGTGTGACCCGGTGGTTACGTGTATCTCCTTTCGCCTTGTTCCCTCGGCCTTTCCCATGATGAAAGGGTGTGAAAGCCGAGCCCCTACAATGCGAATGGGTTGCACTCCAGCTCTAGTCACCCTCGTCGGCTCGAAGGGCCAAATCCACGAGGCCATCCTCATGCAAATCGCCCATGACCTCCGGTCCTTGGCAAACTCCATCATTCGTATCTCTATGGGTCTCCAATGTTGTTTCGCCTCCTTGCTGTTCAAGTTTTCCTTCGGTTGGTCATCCCTTCGAACCTTGGGCACCTTGGTGTGGCGGTTTCGGCGTGGTAATATTGTAGTTCCTCTTCGGGGGTCGGACCGCTTTACCCGCCGCATAACAAGCCTCACTTTTATGCCCCACGTGCCTACACTCACTACAATATgccgggatcttatcccacctcACTTGTTGCACGATTTCATgcccacaaatgtcaaggatAATCTCCTCGGGTGGTGGCTTCGTTATGTCAATCTCGATGCAAATTCGGGCAAAGGATAGTCGTGTCTTGTTGGCTGtagctcgatccacttggataggGGTCCCAAGGAGTTTTCCGATGGCAAAAACAGCTGATTGGTCAAACAGGTggatggggaggccaattaggttacaCCAAATTACCGCTATCGGGGATTCACAATATGCATCAAAATCTGGCGCCCATTTGAAGACTCGCATAGGATGTCGATCAACATACCACACCGGGGTCCCCTTGGGGCCACCAAGCAGCCTAGCATAGTCCGC
This DNA window, taken from Salvia splendens isolate huo1 chromosome 18, SspV2, whole genome shotgun sequence, encodes the following:
- the LOC121776776 gene encoding uncharacterized protein LOC121776776, translating into MAEASSDPRDKGRWRAESSGTITGDKQEGSPSNVGPGGTRAAEGHTTNPRSMADMVREGPSFKGHQAFVPENILNIGYATTSNGLPTIYFSSSESQKLATSLGHAIVGKFSHSIPASHQIQKALDNIKFSRGFTWKYINAKHVLFQFEDIADYARLLGGPKGTPVWYVDRHPMRVFKWAPDFDAYCESPIAVIWCNLIGLPIHLFDQSAVFAIGKLLGTPIQVDRATANKTRLSFARICIEIDITKPPPEEIILDICGHEIVQQVRWDKIPAYCSECRHVGHKSEACYAAGKAVRPPKRNYNITTPKPPHQGAQGSKG